In Fluviicola taffensis DSM 16823, the following are encoded in one genomic region:
- a CDS encoding SDR family NAD(P)-dependent oxidoreductase: MENERNTQFTQEEWEKCIKVLSALKDDPFNNPDNRLLAGLITKIHKQVKKNKRSENLAGKREKDWEVISNTVVNQQALAATTFFGDSDFREKQQFTRLEIPRNCYCCNTTYDLAHFFYARLCPDCSIENYMRRFEESDLTARKVILTGGRVKVGYATALKMLRNKAEVVLTTRFPALALSQFREESDYKEWKDRLTVYGLDLRNLHAIQEFIAYYASRFDTLDILINNAAQTIHYPLDYYAPVISGEEKAKKELGALKNLIENRTPVSNEAKLLEYAEFKQDSIPLNRFGQPVDMREKNSWNSLLEEIPTRELLEVNLINQIAPYMLIKELKPFFLRSSFAEKFIVNVTSSEGLFSYSNKTKYHPHTNMTKAALNMLTRTSAQEFAEAGIYMSCVDVGWISTGAVESLRKKQFERGYIPPLDSVDGASRIFHPICRGIEKTYFYGVLLKDYKVSDW; encoded by the coding sequence ATGGAAAACGAGAGGAATACTCAGTTTACCCAAGAAGAGTGGGAAAAATGTATCAAAGTATTGTCTGCCTTGAAGGATGATCCATTTAATAATCCGGATAATCGGTTATTGGCAGGTTTGATTACCAAGATCCACAAACAGGTAAAGAAAAATAAGCGCAGCGAAAACCTGGCCGGCAAAAGAGAAAAAGATTGGGAAGTGATAAGCAACACAGTTGTCAATCAACAGGCACTTGCTGCAACCACTTTTTTCGGGGATTCTGATTTCCGGGAAAAGCAGCAATTTACCAGGCTGGAAATCCCGCGTAATTGTTATTGCTGCAATACCACTTATGATCTGGCACATTTCTTTTATGCCCGTTTGTGTCCGGATTGTTCCATTGAAAATTACATGCGGCGATTTGAAGAATCTGATCTGACAGCTAGAAAAGTGATTTTGACAGGTGGTCGTGTGAAAGTGGGCTATGCCACAGCTCTGAAAATGCTGCGTAATAAGGCAGAAGTTGTTTTAACCACTCGTTTTCCGGCACTAGCCTTAAGTCAGTTCCGGGAAGAAAGTGATTATAAAGAGTGGAAAGACCGGCTGACAGTTTACGGGTTGGACTTAAGAAATCTGCATGCAATCCAGGAGTTTATTGCCTATTACGCTTCTAGGTTTGATACCCTGGATATCCTGATCAATAATGCTGCTCAGACAATTCATTACCCATTAGACTATTATGCTCCGGTTATTTCCGGGGAAGAAAAAGCAAAGAAAGAACTGGGAGCCTTAAAAAATCTGATCGAAAACCGAACACCCGTTTCGAATGAGGCAAAATTGCTTGAATATGCGGAATTCAAGCAGGATTCAATCCCATTAAACCGCTTTGGTCAGCCAGTGGATATGCGGGAAAAGAACAGTTGGAATTCGTTGCTGGAAGAAATTCCTACCCGCGAATTACTGGAGGTGAATCTGATTAACCAAATTGCGCCATATATGCTGATCAAAGAGCTGAAACCCTTTTTCCTGCGTTCGTCATTTGCCGAAAAATTTATTGTGAATGTAACTTCTTCGGAAGGCTTGTTTAGTTATTCCAACAAAACGAAGTATCATCCGCATACCAACATGACTAAAGCAGCTCTAAACATGTTGACGCGAACCAGCGCCCAGGAATTTGCAGAAGCCGGGATTTACATGTCCTGTGTAGATGTGGGGTGGATTTCTACAGGTGCGGTGGAAAGTTTACGAAAAAAACAATTTGAAAGAGGCTACATTCCACCATTGGATTCCGTTGATGGAGCCAGCAGGATTTTTCACCCGATTTGCAGAGGGATTGAAAAAACGTATTTTTATGGTGTATTGCTAAAAGATTATAAGGTTTCCGACTGGTAA
- a CDS encoding DUF434 domain-containing protein, translated as MGQTNRGKEPSDDKLFGSETVHLKLKDAVEDLGHLMGRGYAQKSALALIGNRYKLNVRQQKAVQGMAASAEQVAKRKARSLQYEALENEEVVIDGFNVLILLESFLSGAYLFKGADGFYRDLSSVHGSYKKVTQTSRAIELVGEFYESTKIKKLHWYFDKPVSNSGKLKKLIEEMAMEKGNDWQVSLTFQTDADIVNENKISVSSDAWILDNSTWNFNFLKYIVGKQSAPNIIDLTD; from the coding sequence ATGGGGCAGACAAATCGCGGAAAAGAACCTTCGGACGACAAACTATTTGGTTCTGAAACGGTACACCTGAAATTGAAAGACGCTGTGGAAGACCTCGGTCATTTGATGGGAAGAGGATATGCTCAGAAATCTGCATTGGCTTTAATAGGTAATCGCTACAAACTGAATGTCAGACAGCAAAAAGCTGTTCAGGGAATGGCTGCATCGGCTGAACAGGTCGCAAAACGGAAAGCGCGAAGTCTTCAGTACGAAGCATTGGAAAATGAGGAGGTAGTCATTGACGGATTTAATGTCCTGATATTATTAGAAAGCTTTCTCTCTGGTGCCTATTTGTTTAAAGGTGCAGATGGATTTTACCGGGATCTTTCAAGTGTACACGGATCGTATAAAAAAGTGACCCAGACTTCCAGAGCGATTGAATTAGTTGGGGAGTTTTATGAAAGTACAAAGATCAAAAAGTTGCATTGGTATTTTGATAAACCGGTTTCCAATAGCGGCAAGCTGAAGAAATTGATTGAAGAAATGGCTATGGAAAAAGGCAACGATTGGCAGGTCAGTTTGACTTTTCAAACGGATGCAGATATTGTGAATGAAAATAAGATTTCAGTTAGCTCTGATGCCTGGATTCTCGATAATAGTACCTGGAATTTCAATTTTTTGAAATATATTGTCGGAAAGCAGTCAGCTCCGAATATCATTGATTTAACGGATTAA
- the ychF gene encoding redox-regulated ATPase YchF, which yields MKCGIVGLPNVGKSTLFNCLSNAKAQSANFPFCTIEPNVGTISVPDPRLEKLESMVNPERVVPTTMEIVDIAGLVKGASKGEGLGNQFLANIRETDAILHVLRCFEDGNIIHVDGRVDPVSDKEIIDIELQLKDLESIEKRIQSLARNLKSGDKEIIKENDLAVAIKAVLEQGKSVRSMSFDEKELEIVQKFQLITSKPVMYVCNVEESAVKTGNAHVEAVREAVKDENAQILIVGAKIEADITELETYEERQMFLEELGLEEPGVNRLIRTAYSLLNLQTYFTAGVKEVRAWTVHVGATAPQAAGVIHTDFEKGFIRAEVMKYNDYTTLGSEAAVKEAGKFKVEGKEYIVQDGDIMHFRFNV from the coding sequence TTGAAATGCGGAATAGTTGGTTTACCGAATGTAGGGAAGTCAACCTTGTTTAATTGTTTATCTAACGCTAAAGCGCAATCTGCGAATTTTCCTTTCTGTACGATTGAACCAAACGTGGGAACTATTTCTGTTCCGGATCCGCGTTTGGAGAAATTGGAATCGATGGTGAATCCGGAGAGAGTAGTGCCAACAACGATGGAAATTGTAGATATTGCAGGTTTGGTAAAAGGAGCTTCAAAAGGAGAGGGACTTGGTAATCAATTTTTAGCAAACATCCGTGAAACTGATGCTATTTTGCACGTACTTCGTTGCTTTGAAGATGGAAACATTATTCACGTTGACGGTCGTGTAGATCCTGTAAGTGATAAGGAAATCATCGATATCGAATTGCAGTTGAAAGATTTGGAATCGATTGAAAAGCGTATTCAATCTTTAGCTCGTAACTTGAAATCGGGAGATAAAGAGATTATCAAGGAAAATGATTTAGCGGTAGCGATTAAAGCTGTTTTGGAACAAGGAAAATCTGTTCGTTCCATGAGTTTTGATGAGAAAGAATTGGAAATCGTTCAGAAATTCCAGTTAATTACATCGAAGCCTGTCATGTATGTTTGTAACGTGGAGGAATCTGCGGTGAAAACAGGAAACGCACATGTAGAAGCAGTTCGCGAAGCTGTGAAAGATGAAAATGCTCAAATTTTAATCGTTGGAGCAAAAATCGAAGCAGATATCACAGAATTGGAAACGTATGAAGAGCGTCAAATGTTCTTAGAAGAACTTGGTTTGGAAGAACCAGGCGTGAACCGTTTGATTCGTACTGCATATTCTTTATTGAATCTTCAAACATATTTTACTGCTGGAGTAAAAGAAGTAAGAGCTTGGACAGTTCATGTTGGAGCTACTGCTCCACAAGCAGCCGGAGTAATCCACACAGATTTTGAAAAAGGATTCATTCGCGCGGAAGTAATGAAATATAACGATTACACTACTTTAGGTTCGGAAGCTGCAGTAAAAGAAGCAGGTAAATTTAAGGTCGAAGGAAAAGAATACATTGTGCAGGATGGAGATATCATGCACTTTAGATTTAATGTGTAA
- a CDS encoding T9SS type A sorting domain-containing protein, whose amino-acid sequence MKTKSLLLSVFTIISFSCTLMAQSISCADFTISGINPDPSDSSLYSVSIQFSEPSTSHVNYPYVSAVLDCNGDTVATGGMSFFAQIGQTTNDYQVTLSGSLACEPLTVVFVYGIDAFNIDTCLLSFGTTNGLSNRSEIADAFSLFPNPIKSQVTIQTGISQLGADYFVYDHTGKLMLTGRIDSENTPVDMSNLSRGIYLFRVGLDLKQTFKAVME is encoded by the coding sequence ATGAAAACGAAATCATTATTACTTTCAGTATTTACAATTATAAGCTTCTCCTGCACATTAATGGCCCAATCTATTTCATGCGCTGATTTTACAATTTCGGGAATAAATCCAGATCCTTCGGATTCAAGTCTGTACAGCGTTAGCATTCAATTTTCTGAACCCTCAACTAGTCATGTTAATTACCCTTATGTTTCTGCTGTGCTTGACTGTAATGGTGATACAGTTGCAACAGGTGGAATGTCTTTCTTTGCTCAGATTGGACAAACTACAAATGATTATCAAGTTACGTTAAGTGGATCTTTGGCTTGTGAACCTTTAACTGTAGTTTTTGTTTATGGTATAGACGCCTTTAATATTGATACGTGTTTACTAAGCTTCGGAACGACCAACGGATTGTCCAATAGATCTGAAATTGCAGATGCATTTTCTTTATTTCCCAATCCTATAAAAAGTCAAGTTACCATTCAAACCGGGATAAGCCAATTGGGTGCTGACTACTTTGTGTATGACCATACGGGAAAGTTGATGCTGACAGGAAGGATTGATTCAGAAAACACACCTGTGGATATGAGTAATTTATCGCGAGGTATTTATTTATTCCGTGTTGGATTGGATTTAAAACAAACGTTTAAAGCAGTGATGGAATAA